Proteins encoded in a region of the Nicotiana tomentosiformis chromosome 9, ASM39032v3, whole genome shotgun sequence genome:
- the LOC104094234 gene encoding uncharacterized protein translates to MAADVFFPKGSSSSSGSSSSGSSIDNSSNRRSGSSSSSGSSNGSSSGSGSGSGSRNGSRSGNGSGSGSGSSGAGGGKIGGSHAGSHGSSSGGSRGGSLGGSSCGGSGSGSVGISGGSRGGSSGDSSGGSLGGSSVSSRGGGNKSSPGISSAIGSGNGSGSDRGCSGGGHCSGGSGGGSGGGCGGSCGSGCGSGGGSFGSSGIASGGSSSDSRGSSQYGSSGDSHGGRRSGSGSGSGGGSGDGSGSGGGSGVGVAVAVAVAVVMAVAVAVAVAMAVAVAVAIAVAMAVAVAVAVAVATAVAMIVAVAMAMAVVVAVEVAVAVAVAVAVAVAMVVAVEVVLAVAMAAAVAVIVAVAVAVAWQWHGCGGGSGSGGGSGISSGDSNGGNHGSSSSSSSNSSSSSSSSSSSSSSSSSSSSSSSSSSSSSIVVIVGFRFYLLLRHGGSCSGSGSGSGGGSGGGGGGDGGSGGGGSSGGGCGGSRSGSHGDGSGSSCGSSGSSGSGRGSSGGGSSGSGSGSSSGVAVAVAVAVAVAVALAVAVAMAADVFFPKGSSSSGSSSSGSSIDNSSNRRSGSSSSSGSSNGSSSGSGSGSGSRNGSRSGNGSGSGSGSSGAGGGKIGGSHAGSHGSSSGGSRGGSLGGSSCGGSGSGSGSGSGGISGGSRGGSSGDSSGGSLGGSSVSSRGGGNKSSPGISSAIGSGNGSGSDRGCSGGGHCSGGSGGGSGGGCGGSCGSGCGSGGGSFGSSGIASGGSSSDSRGSSQYGTSGDSHGVAVAVAVAWEWRGSGGGGGSSRGNGGGSGCSGGHGSSRGGSHSGSHGGGSGSGSSRGDSSSDDSGSGHGHGGSSGGGCGSGGGRGGSRSGSHGGGSGSSLGGSHGSSSSGDSGRGGSGGGSSGSGSGKGSGSGSGNGMAVAVAVAVAVAAALAVAIAMAATMVVVVVVVVVVVVVVVVVVVVVVRLCHGGSRSGSGSGSGGGSGGGSGGDGGSGGGGSSGGGCGGSRSGSHGDGSGSSCGSSGSSGSGRGSSGGGSSGSGSGSSSGVAVAVAVAVAVAVALAVAVAMAADVFFPKGSSSSGSSSSGSSIDNSSNRRSGSSSSSGSSNGSSSGSGSGSGSRNGSRSGNGSGSGSGSSGAGGGKIGGSHAGSHGSSSGGSRGGSLGGSSCGGSGSGSGGISGGSRGGSSGYSSGGSLGGSSVSSRGGGNKSSHGISSAIGSGNGSGSDRGCSGGGHCSGGSGGGSGGGCGGSCGSGCGSGGGSFGSSGIASGGSSSDSRGSSQYGSSGDSHGGRRSGSGGGSGGGSGDGSGSGGGSGVGVAVAVAVAVVMAVAVAVAVAMAVAVAVAIAVAMAVAVAVAVAVATAVAMIVAVAMAMAVVVAVEVAVAVAVAVAVAVAMVVAVEVVLAVAMAAAVAVIVAVAVAVAVAVVVGVAKVVEVVVAMAWLWRWQWQWRWQWH, encoded by the exons ATGGCGGCAGACGT TTTCTTTCCAAaaggtagtagtagtagtagtggtagtagtagtagtggcAGTAGCATTGACAATAGCAGTAATCGTAGAAGtggcagtagcagtagcagtggCAGTAGCAATGGTAGTAGTAGTGGCAGTGGCAGTGGAAGTGGAAGTCGAAATGGTAGTAGGAGTGGCAATGGCAGTGGGAGTGGAAGTGGCAGTAGCGGTGCCGGTGGCGGTAAGATTGGCGGTAGTCATGCTGGTAGTCATGGCAGTAGCAGTGGTGGTAGCCGTGGTGGTAGCCTTGGCGGTAGCAGTTGCggtggcagtggcagtggcagtgtTGGTATCAGCGGCGGTAGCCGTGGCGGTAGCAGTGGGGATAGCAGTGGGGGTAGCCTTGGTGGTAGCAGTGTCAGCAGCCGTGGCGGTGGCAATAAGAGTAGCCCTGGCATTAGCAGTGCCATTGGCAGTGGCAATGGAAGTGGTAGTGACCGTGGCTGTAGCGGTGGCGGTCATTGTAGCGGTGGCAGTGGTGGTGGGAGTGGCGGTGGTTGTGGCGGTAGTTGTGGCAGTGGTTGTGGGAGTGGTGGTGGGAGTTTCGGTAGCAGTGGCATTGCTAGTGGCGGTAGCAGTAGTGATAGTCGTGGAAGTAGCCAATACGGTAGCAGTGGGGATAGCCATGGAGGTAGACGTAGCGGCAGTGGTAGTGGGAGTGGCGGTGGGAGTGGTGATGGCAGTGGCAGTGGCGGTGGCAGTGGCGTGGGAGTGGCGGTGGCGGTGGCAGTAGCCGTGGTAATGGCGGTGGCAGTGGCTGTAGCGGTGGCCATGGCAGTAGCCGTGGCGGTAGCCATAGCGGTAGCCATGGCggtggcagtggcagtggcagtaGCCGTGGCGACAGCAGTAGCGATGATAGTGGCAGTGGCCATGGCCATGGCGGTAGTAGTGGCGGTGGAAGTGGCAGTGGCGGTGGCCGTGGCGGTAGCCGTAGCGGTAGCCATGGTGGTGGCAGTGGAAGTAGTCTTGGCGGTAGCCATGGCAGCAGCAGTAGCGGTGATAGTGGCCGTGGCGGTAGCGGTGGCG TGGCAATGGCATGGCTGTGGCGGTGGCAGTGGCAGTGGCGGTGGCAGTGGCATTAGCAGTGGCGATAGCAATGGCGGCAACCatggtagtagtagtagtagtagtagtaatagtagtagtagtagtagtagtagtagtagtagtagtagtagtagtagtagtagtagtagtagtagtagtagtagtagtagtagttcgATTGTGGTTATTGTGGGTTTTAGATTCTATCTTCTTTTACG CCATGGAGGTAGCTGTAGTGGCAGTGGCAGTGGGAGTGGCGGTGGGAGTGGCGGTGGCGGTGGCGGTGATGGTGGCAGTGGCGGTGGCGGTAGCAGTGGCGGTGGCTGTGGCGGTAGCCGTAGCGGTAGCCATGGCGATGGCAGTGGCAGCAGCTGTGGCAGTAGCGGTAGCAGTGGCAGTGGACGTGGCAGTAGCGGTGGCGGTAGCAGTGGCAGTGGTAGTGGGAGTAGTAGTGGcgtggcagtggcagtggcagtggcGGTGGCGGTGGCAGTGGCATTAGCAGTGGCGGTAGCAATGGCGGCAGACGT TTTCTTTCCAAAaggtagtagtagtagtggtagtagtagtagtggcAGTAGCATTGACAATAGCAGTAATCGTAGAAGtggcagtagcagtagcagtggCAGTAGCAATGGTAGTAGTAGTGGCAGTGGCAGTGGAAGTGGAAGTCGAAATGGTAGTAGGAGTGGCAATGGCAGTGGGAGTGGAAGTGGCAGTAGCGGTGCCGGTGGCGGTAAGATTGGCGGTAGTCATGCTGGTAGTCATGGCAGTAGCAGTGGCGGTAGCCGTGGTGGTAGCCTTGGCGGTAGCAGTTGCggtggcagtggcagtggcagtggcagtggcagtggTGGTATCAGCGGCGGTAGCCGTGGCGGTAGCAGTGGGGATAGCAGCGGGGGTAGCCTAGGTGGTAGCAGTGTCAGCAGCCGTGGCGGTGGCAATAAGAGTAGCCCTGGCATTAGCAGTGCCATTGGCAGTGGCAATGGAAGTGGTAGTGACCGTGGCTGTAGCGGTGGCGGTCATTGTAGCGGTGGCAGTGGTGGTGGGAGTGGCGGTGGTTGTGGCGGTAGTTGTGGCAGTGGTTGTGGGAGTGGTGGTGGGAGTTTCGGTAGCAGTGGCATTGCCAGTGGCGGTAGCAGTAGTGATAGTCGTGGAAGTAGCCAATACGGTACCAGTGGGGATAGCCATGGAG TGGCAGTGGCGGTGGCAGTGGCGTGGGAGTGGCGTGGGAGTGGCGGTGGCGGTGGCAGTAGCCGTGGTAATGGCGGTGGCAGTGGCTGTAGCGGTGGCCATGGCAGTAGCCGTGGCGGTAGCCATAGCGGTAGCCATGGCggtggcagtggcagtggcagtaGCCGTGGCGACAGCAGTAGCGATGATAGTGGCAGTGGCCATGGCCATGGCGGTAGTAGTGGCGGTGGATGTGGCAGTGGCGGTGGCCGTGGCGGTAGCCGTAGCGGTAGCCATGGTGGTGGCAGTGGAAGTAGTCTTGGCGGTAGCCATGGCAGCAGCAGTAGCGGTGATAGTGGCCGTGGCGGTAGCGGTGGCGGTAGCAGTGGTAGTGGGAGTGGCAAAGGTAGTGGAAGTGGTAGTGGCAATGGCATGGCTGTGGCGGTGGCAGTGGCAGTGGCGGTGGCAGCGGCATTAGCAGTGGCGATAGCAATGGCGGCAACCatggtagtagtagtagtagtagtagtagtagtagtagtagtagtagtagtagtagtagtagtagtagttcgATTGTG CCATGGAGGTAGCCGTAGTGGCAGTGGCAGTGGGAGTGGCGGTGGGAGTGGCGGTGGCAGTGGCGGTGATGGTGGCAGTGGCGGTGGCGGTAGCAGTGGCGGTGGCTGTGGCGGTAGCCGTAGCGGTAGCCATGGCGATGGCAGTGGCAGCAGCTGTGGCAGTAGCGGTAGCAGTGGCAGTGGACGTGGCAGTAGCGGTGGCGGTAGCAGTGGCAGTGGTAGTGGGAGTAGTAGTGGcgtggcagtggcagtggcagtggcGGTGGCGGTGGCAGTGGCATTAGCAGTGGCGGTAGCAATGGCGGCAGACGT TTTCTTTCCAAAaggtagtagtagtagtggtagtagtagtagtggcAGTAGCATTGACAATAGCAGTAATCGTAGAAGtggcagtagcagtagcagtggCAGTAGCAATGGTAGTAGTAGTGGCAGTGGCAGTGGAAGTGGAAGTCGAAATGGTAGTAGGAGTGGCAATGGCAGTGGGAGTGGAAGTGGCAGTAGCGGTGCCGGTGGCGGTAAGATTGGCGGTAGTCATGCTGGTAGTCATGGCAGTAGCAGTGGCGGTAGCCGTGGTGGTAGCCTTGGCGGTAGCAGTTGCggtggcagtggcagtggcagtggTGGTATCAGCGGCGGTAGCCGTGGCGGTAGCAGTGGGTATAGCAGCGGGGGTAGCCTTGGTGGTAGCAGTGTCAGCAGCCGTGGCGGTGGCAATAAGAGTAGCCATGGCATTAGCAGTGCCATTGGCAGTGGCAATGGAAGTGGTAGTGACCGTGGCTGTAGCGGTGGCGGTCATTGTAGCGGTGGCAGTGGTGGTGGGAGTGGTGGTGGTTGTGGCGGTAGTTGTGGCAGTGGTTGTGGGAGTGGTGGTGGGAGTTTCGGTAGCAGTGGCATTGCCAGTGGCGGTAGCAGTAGTGATAGTCGTGGAAGTAGCCAATACGGTAGCAGTGGGGATAGCCATGGAGGTAGACGTAGCGGCAGTGGTGGTGGGAGTGGCGGTGGGAGTGGTGATGGCAGTGGCAGTGGCGGTGGCAGTGGCGTGGGAGTGGCGGTGGCGGTGGCAGTAGCCGTGGTAATGGCGGTGGCAGTGGCTGTAGCGGTGGCCATGGCAGTAGCCGTGGCGGTAGCCATAGCGGTAGCCATGGCggtggcagtggcagtggcagtaGCCGTGGCGACAGCAGTAGCGATGATAGTGGCAGTGGCCATGGCCATGGCGGTAGTAGTGGCGGTGGAAGTGGCAGTGGCGGTGGCCGTGGCGGTAGCCGTAGCGGTAGCCATGGTGGTGGCAGTGGAAGTAGTCTTGGCGGTAGCCATGGCAGCAGCAGTAGCGGTGATAGTGGCCGTGGCGGTAGCGGTGGCGGTAGCAGTGGTAGTGGGAGTGGCAAAGGTAGTGGAAGTGGTAGTGGCAATGGCATGGCTGTGGCGGTGGCAGTGGCAGTGGCGGTGGCAGTGGCATTAG